A region of the Leptospirillum ferriphilum genome:
CAGAATTTGAATTTGTCCTCTTCCTTTTTAAACTCAATCAGGGAGTGACCCGTTTTTTTTGTCCAGGCTTCCATATCCGGACGGGACCCAGGATCCGTTGATATCATTAACAAAACATCCCCCACTTTAAGCTGATCGATGGACTTTCGTGTCTTTAACACGGGCATCGGACATGCCAACCCTGAACAATCCAGTA
Encoded here:
- a CDS encoding sulfurtransferase TusA family protein, with protein sequence MDCSGLACPMPVLKTRKSIDQLKVGDVLLMISTDPGSRPDMEAWTKKTGHSLIEFKKEEDKFKFWIKKTHP